In one window of Rathayibacter caricis DSM 15933 DNA:
- a CDS encoding DUF2273 domain-containing protein, whose translation MSPSTTGLVIGAVLALTAVVLGFGAFVVVALGMGIGYGVGRVVEGKLDLRSLGDTLRGRRSS comes from the coding sequence GTGAGTCCGTCCACCACAGGCCTGGTCATCGGCGCGGTCCTCGCGCTGACGGCGGTCGTCCTCGGCTTCGGCGCGTTCGTCGTCGTGGCCCTGGGCATGGGCATCGGGTACGGAGTCGGCCGCGTCGTCGAGGGCAAGCTCGATCTGCGCTCGCTCGGCGACACCCTCCGCGGGCGGCGGTCCTCGTGA
- a CDS encoding TIM barrel protein has product MTVRLAASAEMLFRELPVVDRVRRLHELGFEVEIWDWSTKDLPALAATGATFSSMTGYLTGDLITTDGIAELLRTAELSLAAAETIDSPRLNLHGTGLDPDGLPVRPGTDVTAQERERAVDTLARLAALGERHGRVFTLENLNLAVDHPGVPFARAEDTLALVSAVDSPGLRLNLDLYHAQIGEGNLIELVRRALPWIGEIQVADVPGRCEPGTGEIRYPAIAQELRALDYDGVVGLEAWPSGDSDTALERFRAAFA; this is encoded by the coding sequence ATGACCGTGCGCCTGGCCGCCTCGGCCGAGATGCTCTTCCGCGAACTGCCCGTCGTCGACCGCGTCCGCCGGCTCCACGAGCTCGGCTTCGAGGTCGAGATCTGGGACTGGTCGACGAAGGACCTGCCCGCCCTCGCCGCCACCGGAGCGACGTTCTCGTCGATGACCGGGTACCTCACCGGCGACCTGATCACGACCGACGGCATCGCGGAGCTGCTGCGCACAGCGGAACTGTCGCTCGCCGCCGCCGAGACGATCGACTCCCCGCGGCTCAACCTGCACGGCACGGGGCTCGACCCCGACGGCCTGCCGGTGCGCCCCGGGACCGACGTGACGGCCCAGGAGCGGGAGCGGGCGGTCGACACCCTGGCCCGGCTCGCCGCGCTGGGCGAGCGCCACGGGCGGGTCTTCACGCTCGAGAACCTCAACCTCGCCGTCGACCACCCGGGCGTGCCGTTCGCCCGCGCCGAGGACACCCTCGCACTCGTCAGTGCCGTCGACAGCCCGGGGCTGCGCTTGAACCTCGACCTGTACCACGCGCAGATCGGCGAGGGGAACCTGATCGAGCTCGTGCGCCGCGCCCTGCCGTGGATCGGCGAGATCCAGGTCGCGGACGTGCCCGGGCGCTGCGAGCCCGGCACGGGCGAGATCCGGTACCCCGCGATCGCGCAGGAGCTGCGCGCGCTGGACTACGACGGCGTCGTGGGCCTGGAGGCGTGGCCGTCGGGCGACTCCGACACGGCGCTGGAGCGCTTCCGCGCGGCGTTCGCCTGA
- a CDS encoding Asp23/Gls24 family envelope stress response protein, translated as MTDEPRIDDARSDGARLDDARSDGARLDDARSDGARLDDARSDGARLDDARLEDLRLDPDVSLDDAHPIDLGAVRADDGSPDSLLATTVAETALGVTGVHHLGGPVARSLDRASRAVLGTSTIPGVTISEDEGRTIIDLDLVAEYPHKVAEVMDEARTQVLKAASQVHASPIAVNITVTDVHGPFDPIEPEPVAEGDSLVEKAGDLADDARERLSDAGDRISDAAGAAADSAADALDSAADAVDEQADRADERERAAADQDDVSETEAPRSDDDGSAPAQIIEVPTDGTAPVVVVVVEQPSEQSAGADERVDSAERAEPAEPVEPAEPAEPAESESGVERSHSVPAPAKTEE; from the coding sequence ATGACCGACGAACCCCGCATCGACGACGCCCGCTCAGACGGCGCCCGTCTCGACGACGCGCGCTCAGACGGCGCCCGTCTCGACGACGCGCGTTCCGACGGCGCCCGTCTCGACGACGCCCGCTCGGACGGCGCCCGTCTCGACGACGCGCGCCTCGAGGACCTGCGTCTCGACCCCGACGTGTCGCTCGACGACGCCCATCCGATCGACCTCGGCGCCGTGCGCGCCGACGACGGATCGCCCGACAGCCTGCTCGCGACGACCGTCGCCGAGACCGCGCTCGGCGTCACCGGCGTGCACCACCTGGGCGGACCGGTCGCCCGCAGCCTCGACCGCGCCTCGCGCGCCGTGCTGGGCACCAGCACGATCCCCGGAGTCACGATCTCGGAGGACGAGGGCCGTACGATCATCGACCTCGACCTCGTCGCCGAGTACCCGCACAAGGTCGCCGAGGTGATGGATGAGGCGCGCACGCAGGTCCTGAAGGCCGCGTCGCAGGTCCACGCGTCGCCGATCGCCGTGAACATCACGGTCACCGACGTGCACGGTCCGTTCGACCCGATCGAGCCCGAGCCCGTTGCGGAAGGCGACTCGCTGGTCGAGAAGGCCGGCGACCTCGCCGACGACGCGCGCGAGCGCCTCTCCGACGCGGGCGACCGGATCTCGGACGCCGCCGGCGCGGCCGCCGACTCCGCCGCCGATGCCCTCGACTCCGCCGCCGACGCGGTCGACGAGCAGGCGGACCGCGCCGACGAGCGCGAGCGGGCCGCGGCCGACCAGGACGACGTCTCCGAGACCGAGGCACCCCGTTCCGACGACGACGGATCCGCCCCCGCGCAGATCATCGAGGTGCCGACAGACGGGACCGCGCCGGTCGTGGTCGTCGTGGTCGAGCAGCCGTCGGAGCAGTCGGCCGGGGCCGACGAGCGCGTCGACTCCGCCGAGCGCGCTGAGCCCGCCGAGCCCGTCGAGCCTGCTGAGCCCGCCGAGCCCGCCGAGTCGGAGAGCGGCGTCGAGCGCAGCCACTCCGTCCCCGCCCCTGCGAAGACCGAGGAGTAG
- a CDS encoding sugar phosphate isomerase/epimerase family protein, whose protein sequence is MKASVAGAPVSFGVFELTPEGAEVVGPDELVDVLAETGYTGVDLGPVGYLGRGAELRHRLERGGLDLAGGWIQLPFSDDEAFTAALPQLHETLRIFSEASEGGPARLPLPTFADDGSDARRASPGRGAATDPLGEERWSTLVANVERAVELTRAAGFEPTFHHHAGTFIESPEEIDRFLGAVDIGLTLDTGHLFIAGGDPLLAVERWGSRINHLHLKDVDLAELQRVLAAGGGMREVWSSGSFVAFGRGDIDLSAVMTAVDLLGYDGWIVVEQDVLNAPDAVISEFRDERGADQRVNRDALRDWA, encoded by the coding sequence ATGAAGGCGTCCGTCGCCGGAGCGCCCGTCAGCTTCGGGGTGTTCGAGCTGACGCCCGAGGGTGCCGAGGTCGTCGGCCCCGACGAGCTGGTCGACGTGCTCGCCGAGACCGGCTACACCGGCGTCGACCTCGGCCCCGTCGGCTACCTCGGCCGCGGCGCGGAGCTCCGCCACCGCCTCGAGCGCGGTGGACTCGACCTGGCGGGCGGCTGGATCCAGCTCCCCTTCTCGGACGACGAGGCCTTCACCGCCGCCCTCCCCCAGCTGCACGAGACGCTCCGGATCTTCTCCGAGGCCTCCGAGGGCGGGCCAGCGCGGCTCCCCCTGCCGACCTTCGCCGACGACGGATCGGATGCGCGGCGCGCCTCCCCCGGTCGCGGCGCCGCCACCGATCCGCTCGGCGAGGAGCGCTGGTCGACCCTCGTCGCCAACGTCGAGCGCGCCGTGGAGCTGACCCGCGCGGCGGGCTTCGAGCCGACCTTCCACCACCACGCCGGCACGTTCATCGAGTCGCCGGAGGAGATCGACCGCTTCCTCGGCGCGGTCGACATCGGCCTCACCCTCGACACCGGCCACCTCTTCATCGCCGGCGGCGACCCCCTGCTCGCCGTCGAGCGCTGGGGCTCGCGGATCAACCACCTGCACCTCAAGGACGTCGACCTCGCCGAGCTGCAGCGCGTGCTCGCCGCGGGCGGAGGGATGCGCGAGGTCTGGTCCTCCGGCTCCTTCGTCGCGTTCGGACGCGGCGACATCGACCTCTCCGCCGTGATGACCGCGGTCGACCTCCTGGGCTACGACGGCTGGATCGTCGTCGAGCAGGACGTCCTGAACGCGCCCGACGCCGTGATCTCCGAGTTCCGCGACGAGCGCGGCGCCGACCAGCGGGTCAACCGCGACGCGCTGCGCGACTGGGCCTGA
- a CDS encoding GNAT family N-acetyltransferase gives MTTSAEYLQAYDEQLRSDAETPSAVSVARRGPLRLVTFAGGRGFVTYRDLGGADEAAIRELVPAALAHFAADPAIRSVEWKTRGHDSAPGLHDALIAHGFAPDEPESIMVGPLEALASDVPVPAGTTLRRVVEEADVRAMSAVIDEAFGEPVDVGIADALVARLARGDGMELWVAEVEGRMVGGGRLEPVPGTEFACIWGGAMLPEFRGRGIYRALTAARAASALALGRRLVHSDSTEDSRPILERAGLVKVSTTTPYRWRRS, from the coding sequence ATGACGACGAGCGCCGAGTACCTGCAGGCCTACGACGAGCAGCTGCGCTCCGACGCCGAGACGCCGAGCGCCGTCTCGGTGGCGCGTCGGGGTCCGCTCCGCCTCGTCACGTTCGCCGGCGGTCGCGGCTTCGTCACCTACCGCGATCTCGGCGGCGCCGACGAGGCCGCGATCCGCGAACTCGTCCCGGCGGCTCTCGCGCACTTCGCCGCCGATCCCGCGATCCGGAGCGTCGAGTGGAAGACGCGCGGACACGACTCCGCGCCGGGCCTGCACGACGCCCTGATCGCGCACGGCTTCGCGCCCGACGAGCCCGAGTCGATCATGGTCGGGCCGCTCGAGGCGCTCGCGAGCGACGTGCCCGTCCCGGCCGGCACGACCCTCCGCCGGGTCGTGGAGGAGGCGGACGTGCGCGCGATGAGCGCCGTGATCGACGAGGCGTTCGGCGAGCCCGTCGACGTCGGGATCGCCGACGCGCTCGTCGCGCGGCTCGCGCGCGGCGACGGCATGGAGCTGTGGGTCGCGGAGGTCGAGGGCCGGATGGTCGGCGGCGGCCGCCTCGAGCCCGTGCCCGGCACCGAGTTCGCGTGCATCTGGGGCGGCGCGATGCTGCCGGAGTTCCGAGGACGCGGGATCTACCGGGCGCTCACCGCGGCCCGCGCCGCGTCCGCGCTCGCGCTGGGCAGGCGACTGGTGCACAGCGACTCGACCGAGGACTCGCGCCCGATCCTCGAGCGCGCGGGCCTGGTGAAGGTGTCGACCACGACGCCCTACCGCTGGCGCCGTTCGTAA
- a CDS encoding aquaporin has protein sequence MSRTSTAPAAERTADAPVPAAVRLLAEVFGTALLVGGGVGAALFASAFPTEQNTLGIGFLGVALAFGLSVLVGIAAVGHLSGGHFNPAVTLGLAVAGRTPWRDVPGYVLAQLVGGLLGATALVAIAADGPEGFLASAQQSGFASNGFGEHSPGGFGLGAVLLAETLLTAVFVTVILSVTARAAALAPVVIGLALALIHLVSIPISNTSVNPARSLAAAVYGGPDALAQLWVFVAAPLLGAAIAGGAHRLAQTRTGARTLAPSA, from the coding sequence ATGAGCCGCACGAGCACCGCCCCCGCCGCCGAGCGGACCGCCGACGCGCCCGTCCCCGCCGCCGTCCGCCTGCTCGCGGAGGTCTTCGGCACCGCCCTGCTCGTGGGGGGCGGCGTGGGCGCGGCCCTCTTCGCCTCCGCGTTCCCGACCGAGCAGAACACGCTCGGCATCGGCTTCCTCGGCGTCGCGCTCGCCTTCGGGCTGAGCGTCCTCGTCGGCATCGCCGCGGTGGGCCACCTGTCGGGCGGCCACTTCAACCCCGCCGTCACCCTGGGCCTCGCCGTCGCCGGACGCACGCCATGGCGCGACGTGCCCGGCTACGTCCTCGCGCAGCTCGTGGGCGGCCTGCTCGGAGCGACGGCACTCGTCGCGATCGCGGCCGACGGTCCCGAGGGCTTCCTCGCCTCCGCGCAGCAGAGCGGATTCGCCTCCAACGGATTCGGCGAGCACTCCCCGGGCGGCTTCGGCCTCGGCGCCGTCCTCCTGGCCGAGACCCTGCTGACCGCCGTCTTCGTGACCGTGATCCTCTCGGTCACCGCCCGGGCCGCGGCCCTCGCGCCCGTCGTGATCGGCCTCGCCCTCGCCTTGATCCACCTGGTCTCGATCCCGATCAGCAACACGTCCGTGAATCCCGCGCGCTCGCTCGCCGCCGCCGTCTACGGCGGTCCCGACGCGCTCGCGCAGCTGTGGGTGTTCGTCGCAGCACCCCTGCTGGGCGCCGCGATCGCCGGAGGCGCGCACCGCCTCGCGCAGACCCGGACCGGCGCCAGAACCCTCGCCCCGAGCGCGTGA
- a CDS encoding S8 family serine peptidase encodes MTRRRTVLSWSAIVTALALIPGGAPAASATQSATESVSLGRYIVRTTGVAAAGSAAAALPLDRILHRYSRALNGFAAELTGTEVAALRRLPSVVDVTADGETRASAEQSDPAWGLDRLDQRATTGDGVYRYSTTGAGVTAYVLDTGVQASHDEFGGRVSGGYDVVEDDADALSDCNGHGTHVAGTIGGATYGVAKDVAIVPVRVWNCSGQGTWSDMIAAIDFVIGTRTGPSVINISGGGGAYAPVDEAVERAVSSGIPVIVSAGNSTADACAASPARTPNALTVGATEPDDSPAYYSNHGPCLDVWAPGSSVLSAAPWSDSATAVLSGTSMAAPHVTGVVGRLLQAEPAATPARLAALVTSSATSAVQDTNGSTSRLLYAEGASTPPTPTAVRAMAGAADRTATLTWAPPASDGGSAITGYRVSRTGTDAAGNGPWSTVVPATARSQRFSDLVAGSSYELSVRAINALGAGAIGSAAVTVPRVTVQGAPTGVSASPNDTARSAVLSWSPPLADGGSPVTGYRVARDGTDASGAGAWSTVLPATARSQTFTNLRAETGYTLTVQAVTAIGTGSASSATVRLAPTARLTSVPPTITGTARVGSTLTATPGAWGPAPVTYAYQWRADGSPLSGATAATYRPSSATLGTVITVTVTGTKTGYAAASRTSAATAAVASGTLTTATPTVTGTARVGSVLTAVPGAWGPAPVSFTYQWKAGGTVLSGATGATYTPSSATVGKTISVTVTGAKPGFTTAVRSSSATAAVVAGTLVAPTPTVSGTAKVGSLLTANPGAWGPAPVTVSYQWRTNGTAISGAVSSTYRPTTATAGTRITVAVTGRKTGYTTATRTSAATVAVVR; translated from the coding sequence GTGACCCGCAGAAGAACAGTCCTGAGCTGGAGCGCGATCGTCACGGCGCTCGCGCTGATCCCCGGCGGCGCCCCGGCAGCGTCCGCGACGCAGTCCGCGACCGAGTCCGTCTCGCTGGGCCGCTACATCGTCCGCACGACGGGCGTCGCGGCCGCCGGCAGCGCCGCCGCCGCCCTGCCGCTCGACCGGATCCTGCACCGCTACAGCCGGGCGCTGAACGGCTTCGCCGCCGAGCTCACGGGCACCGAGGTCGCGGCCCTCCGCCGACTCCCGTCGGTCGTCGATGTGACGGCCGACGGCGAGACCCGCGCGAGCGCGGAGCAGTCCGACCCGGCCTGGGGCCTCGACCGGCTCGACCAGCGCGCGACGACCGGCGACGGCGTGTACCGCTACTCGACGACGGGCGCCGGAGTGACCGCCTACGTCCTCGACACCGGCGTGCAGGCGAGCCACGACGAGTTCGGCGGGCGGGTGAGCGGCGGCTACGACGTCGTCGAGGACGACGCCGACGCGCTGTCCGACTGCAACGGTCACGGCACCCATGTCGCGGGCACCATCGGCGGAGCGACGTACGGCGTCGCCAAGGACGTCGCGATCGTGCCGGTGCGCGTCTGGAACTGCTCCGGGCAGGGGACGTGGAGTGACATGATCGCCGCGATCGACTTCGTCATCGGCACGCGGACCGGACCGTCCGTGATCAACATCAGCGGAGGCGGCGGCGCGTACGCCCCCGTGGACGAGGCCGTGGAACGGGCCGTCAGCAGCGGGATCCCGGTGATCGTCTCGGCGGGCAACAGCACCGCGGACGCCTGCGCCGCGAGCCCCGCACGCACTCCGAACGCCCTCACGGTCGGCGCGACGGAGCCGGACGACAGCCCCGCCTACTACTCGAACCACGGCCCGTGCCTCGACGTCTGGGCGCCCGGATCGTCCGTGCTCTCGGCGGCTCCCTGGTCCGACTCCGCCACCGCGGTCCTGAGCGGGACGTCCATGGCCGCGCCCCACGTCACGGGCGTCGTCGGCCGCCTCCTCCAGGCCGAGCCCGCCGCGACCCCGGCGCGACTGGCCGCGCTCGTGACCTCGAGCGCCACGTCGGCGGTCCAGGACACGAACGGATCCACGAGTCGCCTCCTCTACGCCGAAGGCGCCTCCACTCCCCCGACCCCGACCGCCGTCCGCGCGATGGCCGGGGCGGCCGACCGCACGGCGACGCTGACCTGGGCGCCCCCGGCATCCGACGGCGGCTCGGCGATCACCGGCTACCGCGTCTCGCGGACCGGGACGGATGCGGCGGGCAACGGCCCCTGGTCCACCGTCGTGCCCGCGACGGCGCGCTCCCAGCGCTTCTCCGATCTGGTGGCCGGGTCGTCCTACGAGCTGAGCGTCCGGGCGATCAACGCCCTCGGGGCCGGAGCGATCGGATCGGCGGCGGTCACCGTTCCGCGGGTCACCGTCCAGGGCGCGCCGACCGGCGTCTCCGCGAGCCCGAACGACACCGCGCGGTCCGCCGTGCTCAGCTGGTCACCGCCCCTCGCCGACGGCGGCTCGCCCGTCACCGGCTACCGGGTCGCGCGGGACGGCACCGACGCGTCGGGCGCCGGAGCGTGGTCCACCGTGCTGCCGGCCACGGCGCGCTCGCAGACGTTCACGAACCTCCGCGCGGAGACGGGCTACACCCTCACCGTGCAGGCCGTCACCGCGATCGGGACGGGGTCCGCCTCCAGCGCGACCGTCCGTCTCGCGCCGACCGCCCGCCTCACCTCCGTCCCTCCCACGATCACGGGAACCGCGCGAGTGGGCTCGACCCTCACCGCGACCCCGGGGGCGTGGGGACCGGCTCCGGTGACCTACGCCTACCAGTGGCGGGCCGACGGCTCCCCGCTGAGCGGAGCGACCGCCGCCACGTACCGGCCCTCGAGCGCGACGCTCGGCACGGTGATCACCGTCACGGTCACCGGGACCAAGACCGGGTACGCGGCGGCGAGCCGCACCTCCGCGGCGACCGCGGCCGTCGCCTCCGGCACGCTCACCACGGCCACGCCGACCGTCACCGGCACCGCGAGGGTCGGCTCCGTCCTCACCGCCGTCCCCGGCGCGTGGGGACCCGCTCCGGTCTCGTTCACCTACCAGTGGAAGGCCGGTGGAACGGTGCTGTCCGGCGCGACGGGCGCCACCTACACGCCCTCGAGCGCCACCGTCGGGAAGACGATCTCGGTCACCGTGACCGGAGCGAAGCCGGGCTTCACCACCGCCGTCCGCAGCTCGAGCGCCACCGCAGCCGTGGTCGCCGGCACCCTCGTCGCGCCCACTCCGACCGTCTCCGGCACCGCGAAGGTCGGCTCGCTCCTCACCGCGAATCCCGGCGCCTGGGGCCCGGCGCCGGTGACCGTCTCGTACCAGTGGCGGACGAACGGGACCGCGATCAGCGGTGCCGTCTCGTCGACCTACCGCCCGACCACCGCCACCGCCGGCACGAGGATCACCGTCGCGGTGACCGGGAGGAAGACCGGCTACACGACGGCGACCCGCACGTCAGCGGCGACGGTCGCCGTCGTCCGGTAG
- a CDS encoding phage holin family protein — protein MTDDSTGFRAGLAQKAIDPVVRAVREELASARREIGDRVSGARSGVVLAAVGAVLALVTAGLVAALAVALLALALPLWSAVAITLVVFAVAAAILLATGLRGIGRGVPPLPVDTVAEVRERVGGPRH, from the coding sequence ATGACCGACGACTCCACCGGCTTCCGCGCCGGCCTCGCCCAGAAGGCGATCGACCCCGTGGTCCGCGCCGTCCGCGAGGAGCTCGCCTCCGCCCGCCGCGAGATCGGCGATCGCGTCTCGGGCGCCCGCAGCGGAGTGGTCCTCGCGGCGGTCGGCGCGGTCCTCGCGCTGGTGACCGCGGGGCTCGTGGCGGCGCTCGCCGTCGCCCTGCTCGCGCTCGCCCTGCCGCTCTGGTCGGCCGTCGCGATCACTCTCGTCGTGTTCGCGGTCGCCGCCGCGATCCTCCTGGCCACGGGTCTGCGCGGCATCGGCCGCGGCGTGCCTCCGCTGCCCGTCGACACCGTCGCCGAGGTGCGCGAGCGCGTCGGCGGACCCCGCCACTGA
- a CDS encoding DUF6286 domain-containing protein: protein MTTPAHPSPDALYRRLVRRETHSSRSGSAIALAILLILLFAWLGTEAVLAVLGQPALLVAPQDGASSLLQAAGAPIALTAAAGAVLAAIGFVLVVLSFAPGRRGRRSAGIDRTAAVVDDRVIAQSVARAAAYAGGVDPDQVQVSVGRRGVGVTVQRTSGVSADVASIREAVDAELGSYDVSPALKARVRVSEKGSVR from the coding sequence GTGACGACTCCCGCTCATCCGTCGCCCGACGCCCTCTACCGGCGTCTCGTGCGGCGCGAGACCCACTCGTCCCGCTCCGGGTCGGCGATCGCCCTGGCGATCCTCCTGATCCTGCTGTTCGCGTGGCTCGGGACGGAGGCGGTGCTCGCGGTCCTCGGACAGCCCGCGCTGCTCGTCGCTCCGCAGGACGGCGCGTCCTCGCTGCTCCAGGCGGCCGGCGCCCCCATCGCGCTGACCGCCGCCGCCGGAGCCGTGCTCGCGGCGATCGGCTTCGTGCTGGTCGTGCTGTCGTTCGCTCCGGGTCGCCGCGGTCGCCGCAGCGCCGGGATCGACCGCACGGCCGCCGTGGTCGACGACCGGGTGATCGCGCAGAGCGTCGCCCGCGCCGCCGCCTACGCGGGCGGTGTCGATCCCGACCAGGTCCAGGTCTCGGTCGGGCGCCGCGGAGTCGGCGTCACCGTCCAGCGCACCAGCGGAGTCTCGGCCGACGTGGCGAGCATCCGCGAGGCCGTCGACGCCGAGCTCGGGAGCTACGACGTGAGTCCCGCGCTCAAGGCCCGCGTCCGCGTCTCCGAGAAGGGATCGGTCCGATGA
- a CDS encoding putative quinol monooxygenase → MSFANVGTLGVRSGRRDELVAILVESNEALARVGCLAYEVGVSDEQPDTVFVVELWTSAEAHRASLELPEVRDAIARARPLLSGEFGGFRFDVVGSPLR, encoded by the coding sequence ATGAGCTTCGCGAACGTGGGGACGCTGGGCGTCCGGTCCGGGAGGCGCGACGAGCTCGTCGCGATCCTCGTCGAGTCGAACGAGGCGCTCGCGCGGGTCGGATGCCTGGCGTACGAGGTGGGTGTGAGCGACGAGCAGCCCGACACGGTCTTCGTGGTCGAGCTGTGGACGAGCGCCGAGGCGCACCGGGCCTCCCTCGAGCTGCCGGAGGTGCGCGACGCGATCGCGCGGGCGCGCCCGCTGCTCTCGGGGGAGTTCGGCGGGTTCCGGTTCGACGTGGTCGGGTCGCCGCTGCGCTGA
- the iolG gene encoding inositol 2-dehydrogenase, which yields MTTTPLRFGLIGTGRIGQVHAANIAADPDASLSWVCDPFVDGANAVSARYGGTVTTDAAEMFASGGIDAVLIASPTATHVDLLEAAIEAGIPALCEKPIDLDIARVDALLPRVESSGVPIALGFNRRFDPAFAEARARVAAGEIGELEQLSIISRDPAAPPAAYIGVSGGIFRDMTIHDFDMARFFLPDIVEVTATGTTTFDPGAREHGDFDTAMVTLRSSSGALVSITNSRHSAVGYDQRIEAFGANGSLQVSNSLTSLVSLSTASSVEAKPPYQDFFLERYSAAYVAELRAFIRLARGEESTSPTFADGRAALILADAAARSAVERVSVAVEV from the coding sequence GTGACCACGACCCCGCTCCGCTTCGGACTCATCGGCACCGGCCGCATCGGCCAGGTGCACGCCGCGAACATCGCCGCGGATCCCGACGCCTCCCTCTCCTGGGTCTGCGACCCGTTCGTCGACGGCGCGAACGCCGTGTCGGCCCGCTACGGCGGCACCGTGACGACCGACGCGGCCGAGATGTTCGCCTCCGGCGGCATCGACGCCGTGCTGATCGCCTCGCCCACCGCGACCCACGTCGACCTCCTCGAGGCCGCGATCGAGGCCGGCATCCCGGCGCTGTGCGAGAAGCCGATCGACCTCGACATCGCGCGCGTCGACGCCCTGCTGCCCCGTGTCGAGTCCTCCGGCGTGCCCATCGCGCTCGGCTTCAACCGCCGCTTCGACCCCGCCTTCGCCGAGGCGCGGGCGCGCGTGGCGGCCGGCGAGATCGGCGAGCTCGAGCAGCTCTCGATCATCAGCCGCGACCCGGCGGCGCCGCCCGCCGCGTACATCGGAGTGTCGGGCGGCATCTTCCGCGACATGACGATCCACGACTTCGACATGGCCCGCTTCTTCCTCCCCGACATCGTCGAGGTCACCGCCACCGGCACCACGACCTTCGACCCGGGCGCCCGCGAGCACGGCGACTTCGACACCGCGATGGTGACCCTCCGCTCCTCCTCCGGAGCCCTCGTCTCGATCACCAACTCGCGCCACAGCGCCGTCGGCTACGACCAGCGGATCGAGGCGTTCGGCGCGAACGGCTCGCTGCAGGTGTCGAACTCGCTCACCAGCCTCGTCAGCCTCTCGACCGCGTCGAGCGTCGAGGCGAAGCCGCCGTACCAGGACTTCTTCCTGGAGCGGTACTCCGCCGCGTACGTCGCGGAGCTGCGCGCGTTCATCCGCCTGGCCCGGGGCGAGGAGTCGACCAGCCCGACGTTCGCCGACGGCCGCGCCGCGCTGATCCTGGCCGACGCCGCGGCCCGCTCGGCCGTCGAGCGCGTCTCCGTCGCCGTCGAGGTCTGA
- a CDS encoding Asp23/Gls24 family envelope stress response protein produces the protein MSNVTPGTLATSGSAKHGTTTSTGKNTIADGVVEKVAGIAAREVPGVHDLGGGAARAIGAIRNAINAQDRGQGISVEVGEKQVAADITVVAEYPVALQKLADSIRSAVSEAISSVVGMEVTEVNVTVADVHIPSDDKDDDTESRVQ, from the coding sequence ATGAGCAACGTCACCCCCGGCACCCTCGCCACCAGCGGCTCGGCCAAGCACGGCACCACCACCTCGACCGGCAAGAACACGATCGCCGACGGCGTCGTCGAGAAGGTCGCCGGCATCGCGGCCCGCGAGGTCCCCGGCGTGCACGACCTGGGCGGCGGGGCGGCCCGCGCCATCGGCGCCATCCGCAACGCCATCAACGCGCAGGACCGCGGCCAGGGCATCTCGGTCGAGGTCGGCGAGAAGCAGGTCGCCGCCGACATCACCGTCGTCGCCGAGTACCCCGTCGCGCTGCAGAAGCTCGCCGACAGCATCCGCTCCGCCGTCTCCGAGGCCATCTCCTCGGTCGTCGGCATGGAGGTCACCGAGGTCAACGTGACCGTCGCCGACGTGCACATCCCCTCGGACGACAAGGACGACGACACCGAGAGCCGCGTTCAGTGA